Proteins found in one Legionella pneumophila subsp. pascullei genomic segment:
- a CDS encoding peptide MFS transporter gives MSILSRKRGLWSSMPQGTFALFFIQVVSTLSFSVLYSTLVLYMKGKLGLPIATANSIMGVFIAYNFALHLLGGFWGGRLLSNRSLFCIGMIAQIVGCILLSIGNTTFLYYGLAAFLTGSGLNVTCVNCMLTQQFAPEDSRRETAFLWNYAGMNIGFFIGFSLSGAFQISQNYQRLFLLSSLGNLVALLICLYFWQQLHDKNTAYSRKDKPAQRKATALGIGLIFVLPFILRQLLQYADWANKLVIITGIVMLILILVLAQQQSTKEARDKIYGFAVLMLVGTVFWMLYQIGPMGLTVFIDHNVQRQYGNWIIPPQWFQNINTVVIVFGGPLLGLMLNRMRQNGSQVNIPTQFAFALFFIGIAFAILPIGITYANHHGMVNPGWVVTSFILQSIGELLISPIGYAMIGALAPTSLQGVMMGMWMLNTGVGATLSSYSSNLMIIGQESTSPLLTNEGYSHVFLMLGLFAIGSSVILFILVPRLRKLIKEKNLNNFKESGIEVTERVVLCE, from the coding sequence ATGTCGATTTTGAGTAGAAAAAGAGGACTATGGAGTTCCATGCCCCAAGGTACATTTGCATTATTTTTTATACAAGTAGTTTCTACTTTAAGTTTTAGCGTCCTTTATTCAACTCTTGTTTTGTACATGAAAGGTAAACTTGGTTTACCAATAGCCACAGCAAACAGCATCATGGGGGTATTTATAGCCTACAATTTTGCTCTGCATCTATTAGGTGGGTTTTGGGGTGGCAGACTGCTCTCTAATCGCTCCTTGTTTTGTATTGGGATGATCGCACAAATTGTTGGTTGCATTTTGCTCTCTATAGGAAATACGACTTTCTTATATTATGGATTAGCTGCGTTCTTAACAGGTTCAGGGTTAAATGTGACCTGTGTAAATTGTATGCTGACTCAGCAATTTGCACCTGAAGACTCTAGAAGAGAAACTGCATTTCTCTGGAATTACGCAGGAATGAATATTGGTTTTTTTATTGGATTTAGCCTCAGTGGGGCTTTCCAGATTTCTCAAAACTATCAACGGCTTTTTCTTTTAAGCAGTTTAGGTAATCTTGTTGCTTTGCTCATATGTCTCTATTTCTGGCAACAATTACATGATAAAAACACTGCGTACTCAAGAAAAGACAAACCAGCACAAAGAAAAGCAACAGCATTAGGGATCGGGTTAATTTTTGTACTACCTTTTATTTTAAGACAATTACTCCAGTATGCTGATTGGGCGAATAAACTGGTCATTATCACTGGGATTGTTATGCTCATATTAATCTTGGTATTAGCTCAACAACAATCCACAAAAGAAGCAAGAGACAAGATTTATGGTTTTGCAGTATTAATGTTGGTTGGTACTGTATTTTGGATGTTATACCAAATTGGTCCAATGGGATTAACGGTATTCATTGATCACAATGTGCAACGACAATATGGCAATTGGATTATTCCACCACAGTGGTTTCAAAATATTAATACCGTAGTCATAGTATTCGGAGGGCCACTATTAGGACTCATGTTAAATAGAATGCGTCAAAATGGATCTCAGGTAAATATTCCTACTCAATTCGCTTTCGCATTATTTTTTATAGGGATTGCCTTTGCTATCTTACCAATAGGTATTACTTATGCTAATCACCATGGTATGGTTAATCCTGGTTGGGTTGTAACAAGCTTTATATTACAAAGTATTGGTGAGCTTCTAATATCACCAATTGGTTATGCCATGATAGGAGCACTAGCCCCAACGTCTCTCCAAGGGGTCATGATGGGAATGTGGATGCTAAATACTGGAGTAGGAGCTACCCTGTCAAGTTATAGCTCAAATTTAATGATTATTGGTCAGGAAAGTACCTCTCCTTTGTTAACCAATGAGGGTTATAGTCATGTGTTTTTGATGCTTGGTTTGTTTGCAATAGGATCATCCGTTATACTTTTCATTTTAGTGCCCAGACTAAGAAAATTAATCAAAGAAAAAAATTTGAATAACTTTAAAGAGTCTGGCATAGAGGTAACTGAAAGAGTAGTTTTATGTGAGTAG
- the hemL gene encoding glutamate-1-semialdehyde 2,1-aminomutase, which yields MSRSSDLFHKAQTIIPGGVNSPVRAFKSVGGEPVFFKSGKGAYLVDVDDKHYIDYVGSWGPLILGHCHPNVIASVDYVLHSGMSFGAPTELEIQLAEKIASLMPSIEKIRMVNSGTEATMTAIRLARGFTNKNKFIKFNGCYHGHSDSLLVKAGSGLLTLGIPSTPGIPQSITEHTLTADFNNLEQVAQLFEKYPNDIATVILEPVPGNMGFILPRIEFLKGLRELCDQYNALLIFDEVMTGFRVGLHGAQGLFGIKPDITTLGKIIGGGMPVGALGGKREIMSFLAPEGPVYQAGTLSGNPLAMAAGLATLNEIEKVNFFENLSNTTSKLTKALAAAAENANIPFFTASLGGMFGFCFTDKNNVENYLDVASSDEILFKKFFHAMLNRGVYFAPSMYEAGFVSSAHGDLEIEKTYDAAELVLNQLKYT from the coding sequence ATGAGCCGTTCTTCAGATTTATTTCATAAAGCACAAACAATCATTCCCGGAGGTGTTAACTCACCAGTTCGAGCTTTCAAAAGTGTTGGAGGTGAACCTGTTTTTTTCAAATCGGGTAAAGGTGCCTACCTGGTGGATGTAGATGATAAACATTACATTGATTATGTTGGATCATGGGGGCCTTTGATCCTCGGGCACTGCCATCCAAATGTGATAGCATCTGTAGATTATGTATTACATAGCGGTATGAGTTTTGGTGCTCCAACAGAACTGGAAATTCAATTGGCTGAAAAAATTGCTTCTCTCATGCCTTCAATAGAAAAAATTCGCATGGTGAATTCAGGAACTGAGGCGACTATGACAGCAATTCGCCTGGCGCGAGGATTCACCAATAAAAATAAATTTATTAAATTTAATGGTTGTTATCATGGACATAGCGATAGCTTGTTAGTTAAAGCCGGATCTGGTTTACTTACTCTTGGAATTCCTTCAACCCCAGGCATCCCGCAAAGCATTACCGAACATACATTAACTGCGGATTTTAATAATCTTGAGCAAGTTGCTCAGCTCTTTGAAAAATACCCAAACGACATCGCCACTGTAATTCTAGAGCCTGTTCCCGGTAACATGGGATTTATTTTACCTAGAATAGAGTTTTTAAAAGGATTACGTGAGCTTTGTGATCAATATAATGCGTTGTTAATTTTTGATGAAGTAATGACTGGATTTAGAGTTGGTTTGCATGGAGCACAAGGCTTATTTGGGATTAAACCTGATATCACAACACTTGGAAAAATTATAGGTGGAGGTATGCCTGTAGGTGCATTAGGTGGTAAACGTGAAATTATGTCCTTTCTGGCACCAGAAGGCCCCGTTTATCAGGCTGGTACTCTTTCAGGAAATCCATTAGCCATGGCTGCTGGTTTGGCTACTTTAAATGAGATTGAAAAAGTTAATTTTTTTGAAAATTTAAGCAATACGACTAGTAAATTAACTAAGGCATTAGCAGCAGCTGCTGAAAATGCAAACATTCCATTTTTTACTGCATCATTGGGCGGAATGTTTGGATTTTGTTTTACAGATAAGAATAATGTTGAAAATTATTTGGATGTTGCTTCTTCCGATGAAATTTTATTTAAGAAATTTTTTCATGCCATGCTTAATCGTGGGGTATATTTTGCACCATCTATGTATGAAGCTGGATTTGTCTCCAGTGCGCATGGTGATTTGGAAATAGAAAAAACATACGATGCTGCTGAATTAGTACTTAATCAATTAAAATATACATAA
- a CDS encoding rubredoxin produces the protein MQEYKRYICVICGFIYDEAEGWPEDGIEPGTRWEDVPENWFCPDCGAGKEDFEMVEID, from the coding sequence ATGCAAGAGTACAAAAGATACATTTGTGTTATTTGTGGTTTTATTTACGATGAGGCTGAAGGTTGGCCAGAAGATGGTATTGAACCAGGCACACGATGGGAAGATGTTCCTGAAAACTGGTTTTGTCCTGATTGTGGCGCTGGAAAAGAAGATTTCGAAATGGTTGAAATAGACTAA
- the hemJ gene encoding protoporphyrinogen oxidase HemJ → MLFVKAFHIISLVAWFAGLFYLPRLYVYHAESQDKISVERFKIMERRLYYGITWPAALATTLLGFWLLTYNLSYYLKAGWMHMKFALVLLLWIYHLTCGYFLRAFALGNNTKSSRFYRFFNEMPTLLLVGIVLLVVVKPF, encoded by the coding sequence ATGTTATTTGTTAAAGCTTTTCATATCATTTCCTTGGTAGCCTGGTTCGCGGGGTTGTTTTATTTACCACGACTCTATGTATACCACGCTGAATCACAAGATAAAATTAGTGTGGAGCGGTTTAAAATAATGGAAAGAAGATTATATTACGGGATTACATGGCCTGCAGCCCTTGCAACCACACTTCTTGGGTTTTGGCTATTAACTTATAATTTATCTTATTATCTTAAAGCAGGGTGGATGCACATGAAGTTTGCACTGGTTTTGCTCTTATGGATATATCACTTAACTTGTGGCTACTTCCTTAGGGCTTTCGCCCTTGGAAATAATACAAAAAGCTCTCGTTTTTATCGTTTTTTTAATGAAATGCCTACATTGCTGCTGGTAGGCATTGTTTTATTGGTGGTTGTAAAACCATTTTAG
- a CDS encoding TerC family protein, whose protein sequence is MDFIDIGLSLTALIILEVVLGIDNLVILSILTEKLPHEKRKKARRWGLTFAWITRLLLLGSAVFLVKLVKPILTIGSMVFSARDLFLISGGAFLIWKSTDEIHKDVIHEPLMEPVSKNVSSSATFRGVVIQIALLDIIFSLDSVLTAVGLTSHFTVMALAITIAIIIMIWASEPVSKFISEHPTIKMLALSYLILIGTVLVADGFEFHVPRGYLYFAMGFSLAVESLNLIKHERVKRKKLNRE, encoded by the coding sequence ATGGATTTTATTGACATCGGCCTCAGTTTAACTGCTTTGATTATTCTTGAAGTGGTTCTTGGAATAGACAATCTGGTTATTCTATCGATCCTTACAGAAAAATTACCGCATGAAAAGAGAAAAAAAGCGAGAAGATGGGGCTTGACCTTTGCCTGGATAACTCGACTTCTTTTATTAGGCTCAGCCGTATTTTTAGTTAAATTAGTAAAACCAATTCTGACAATAGGCAGTATGGTTTTTTCTGCCCGTGATCTGTTCCTTATATCAGGTGGTGCTTTTTTAATTTGGAAATCAACAGATGAGATTCATAAGGACGTTATACATGAACCATTAATGGAACCTGTTTCAAAAAATGTTTCTTCATCAGCCACTTTCAGAGGAGTTGTCATTCAAATTGCGTTGCTTGATATTATATTTTCATTGGATAGTGTTCTCACAGCCGTAGGACTAACATCACATTTTACAGTTATGGCATTGGCAATTACTATCGCAATCATCATCATGATTTGGGCAAGTGAACCTGTAAGTAAATTTATTAGTGAACATCCTACCATTAAAATGCTCGCGCTTAGTTATTTAATTTTAATAGGAACAGTTTTGGTAGCTGATGGTTTTGAATTCCACGTGCCTAGAGGATACTTGTATTTTGCCATGGGTTTTTCATTAGCGGTTGAATCACTCAACTTGATTAAACATGAACGAGTAAAGCGTAAAAAATTAAATAGAGAATAA
- the pcnB gene encoding polynucleotide adenylyltransferase PcnB — translation MAYIIPRNKHNISKADISTNALKVLNRLISHGFQAYIVGGSVRDLLLHKAPKDFDIATNATPNEVKNLFKNARIIGRRFKLVHILFHREIIEVATFRGHDSSDASHQFNERGMLVRDNVYGSLDEDAWRRDFTINSLYYNISDSSIIDFTGGVEDVKQKLIRIIGDPVTRYQEDPVRMLRAVRFSAKLQFDLSPETKAPFPKISHLITHVSGSRLFDEITKLYQCGEAESVQKLLVEYGLFNYLFPQTAALFDSNYPVNPLLGIALENTDTRIRDGKPVTPAFLIAILLWFPMIECSRKLQESGLAPLPSIEKAMSIVLSEQNTIISIPKRYSLVIREIWLLQYRFEKRFGGRAFNLLLHPRFRAAYDFMALRALSGDESMELAQWWATFQEVDDVEKNNMVAQLASTIPGRPKKRRKRKVAK, via the coding sequence TTGGCTTATATCATCCCGAGAAATAAACATAACATATCGAAAGCAGATATAAGTACTAATGCGCTTAAGGTTCTTAACCGTTTAATCAGCCATGGGTTTCAGGCCTATATCGTTGGAGGCAGTGTCAGAGATTTATTGCTCCATAAAGCGCCTAAAGATTTTGACATCGCCACAAATGCCACTCCCAATGAGGTAAAAAATCTTTTCAAAAATGCTCGTATCATTGGTCGTCGATTTAAACTGGTACACATTTTATTTCATCGTGAAATTATTGAGGTAGCAACTTTTCGTGGTCATGATTCAAGCGATGCAAGCCATCAATTTAATGAACGTGGTATGCTTGTAAGAGATAATGTTTATGGCTCCCTGGACGAAGATGCATGGCGACGCGATTTTACAATAAACTCGCTTTACTATAATATTTCTGATTCTTCAATCATTGATTTTACTGGTGGTGTAGAAGATGTTAAGCAAAAGCTGATTCGAATAATAGGTGATCCCGTTACGCGCTATCAAGAAGATCCCGTCCGTATGTTACGTGCTGTCAGGTTTAGTGCCAAGCTGCAATTTGATTTATCACCGGAAACCAAAGCCCCTTTCCCTAAAATAAGCCATCTTATAACTCATGTTTCCGGTTCGCGATTATTTGATGAAATAACCAAACTTTATCAATGTGGAGAAGCCGAATCAGTTCAAAAATTATTGGTTGAGTATGGTTTATTTAATTATTTATTTCCGCAAACAGCAGCGCTGTTTGACAGTAATTATCCAGTTAATCCTCTCTTGGGCATAGCCCTTGAAAATACTGATACAAGAATACGTGATGGAAAGCCTGTAACGCCGGCATTTCTTATTGCTATTTTATTATGGTTTCCAATGATAGAGTGCTCCAGAAAATTACAAGAATCTGGACTTGCTCCTTTACCCTCCATTGAAAAAGCCATGTCTATAGTACTTAGTGAACAGAATACAATTATTTCTATACCTAAAAGGTATAGCCTGGTTATAAGGGAAATTTGGCTTTTGCAATATCGTTTCGAAAAAAGATTTGGCGGCAGAGCGTTTAATTTACTTCTTCATCCTCGATTCAGAGCCGCGTATGACTTTATGGCCCTTAGAGCATTATCTGGTGATGAGTCAATGGAGCTGGCACAGTGGTGGGCCACATTTCAAGAAGTAGATGATGTTGAAAAAAATAACATGGTAGCCCAATTGGCTTCAACAATACCCGGGCGGCCAAAAAAGCGTCGTAAACGGAAAGTAGCAAAATGA
- the folK gene encoding 2-amino-4-hydroxy-6-hydroxymethyldihydropteridine diphosphokinase codes for MNVCYLSLGSNQKNPERQIRQAIKEIKEIPSTYLIKVSRLYWNKAWGFENQQEFCNVVIEIQTTLLPHKLLKWCQRIENRHKRARRKFWGPRTLDIDIILYGYRVIRTKSLIIPHPCFHLRDFVLVPLMELNPDLKVPNYT; via the coding sequence ATGAATGTTTGCTATCTGAGCTTGGGGTCAAATCAAAAAAATCCCGAGCGTCAAATAAGACAAGCCATTAAAGAAATAAAAGAAATTCCATCAACATACCTTATCAAGGTATCTCGCCTATATTGGAATAAAGCCTGGGGCTTTGAAAATCAACAGGAATTTTGTAATGTCGTTATAGAGATACAAACTACTCTGTTGCCTCATAAGCTTCTTAAGTGGTGTCAGAGAATAGAAAATAGGCATAAGAGAGCCAGAAGAAAATTTTGGGGGCCAAGAACATTAGATATTGATATTATTTTATATGGTTATAGAGTAATTCGTACAAAAAGTTTAATCATACCACATCCTTGTTTTCATTTACGCGATTTTGTTCTTGTTCCTCTAATGGAGTTAAACCCTGATTTAAAAGTGCCAAATTACACATAG
- a CDS encoding universal stress protein, producing MYTNILFATDLLNEHSHLTEKAANIAKQFNAKLYLLHVIELPTSILIAQGLGFTELANPSKEDAQTVLSLIGENLQIPQEQQFVEIGSVKEHILNKAKDLNCQLIIIGSHSATGLPSILGSTAHAVVNHSVCDVLTLKAD from the coding sequence ATGTATACAAATATTTTATTTGCAACCGATTTGTTAAATGAGCATAGTCATCTTACAGAAAAGGCCGCTAATATTGCCAAACAGTTTAATGCAAAATTATATCTATTACATGTGATTGAGTTGCCAACCAGTATATTAATAGCTCAAGGATTGGGTTTTACGGAACTAGCTAACCCATCAAAAGAGGATGCCCAAACTGTATTATCTTTAATTGGAGAAAATTTACAAATACCTCAAGAGCAGCAATTTGTTGAAATCGGATCAGTAAAAGAACATATATTAAATAAAGCAAAAGATTTGAATTGCCAATTAATTATAATCGGCTCACATTCTGCTACAGGATTACCGTCTATTCTGGGAAGTACAGCGCATGCTGTAGTAAATCATTCAGTTTGTGACGTATTAACACTCAAAGCGGATTAA
- the der gene encoding ribosome biogenesis GTPase Der has product MIPVIALVGRPNVGKSTLFNRITKTQDALVADFPGLTRDRQYGHAQYENKSFIIVDTGGIGVDDIEVDNLMSRQSQVALNEANVILFLVDGRSGLTGIDQQIAQALRKLNKKVHLVVNKTDGMNEDIACADFQSLGITDVHAISASHGGGISSLLEEILEPFTTETHETTQEKAIKIAFAGRPNVGKSTLINRILGEERVVVYDMPGTTRDSISIPFTREDTQYVLIDTAGVRRKSRIDEKIEKFSVIKTLQAIKEAHVCLLLLDANEGITDQDMNLLGFIIESGKALVIAVNKWDGLEEDHKEKIKSELSRRLHFANFAKIRFISALHGSGVGGLFKDINEAYHSAIQSFSTPKLTRLLQDISTKHTPPCVNGRRIKLRYAHLGGHNPPVIVIHGNQLDALPESYKRYLNNEFIKHLGLVGTPLKIEFKGGQNPFANKKNKLSQRQVNKKKRLMRWAKSKK; this is encoded by the coding sequence ATGATCCCTGTCATCGCTTTAGTAGGGCGTCCCAATGTTGGCAAGTCTACTTTGTTTAATAGAATTACTAAAACACAGGATGCTCTTGTCGCTGATTTTCCTGGCTTGACAAGGGATAGGCAATATGGCCACGCTCAATATGAGAACAAGTCCTTTATCATTGTTGATACCGGAGGCATAGGAGTTGATGACATTGAAGTAGATAATTTGATGTCAAGACAGTCTCAGGTTGCTTTAAATGAGGCGAATGTAATTCTTTTCCTGGTCGATGGCCGCTCAGGATTAACAGGTATTGACCAGCAAATTGCGCAAGCATTGAGAAAACTTAATAAAAAAGTACATCTCGTTGTCAATAAGACGGATGGAATGAATGAAGATATTGCTTGCGCTGATTTTCAATCTTTAGGAATTACTGATGTTCATGCTATATCTGCCTCTCATGGTGGAGGGATCAGTTCATTACTCGAAGAAATTCTGGAACCATTTACAACAGAAACGCATGAAACAACGCAAGAGAAAGCGATAAAGATTGCTTTTGCAGGGCGCCCTAATGTCGGAAAGTCCACTTTGATAAATAGGATATTGGGTGAAGAAAGAGTAGTGGTTTATGACATGCCCGGTACAACTAGGGATAGTATTTCAATACCCTTTACAAGAGAAGATACGCAGTATGTCCTTATTGATACTGCAGGAGTCAGACGTAAGTCTCGAATTGATGAAAAAATAGAGAAATTTTCTGTTATTAAAACTCTGCAAGCCATAAAGGAAGCTCATGTTTGTTTGTTACTGCTTGATGCAAATGAAGGCATCACTGATCAAGATATGAATTTGCTGGGATTTATTATTGAATCTGGTAAAGCACTAGTTATTGCTGTGAATAAATGGGATGGCCTGGAAGAAGATCATAAAGAAAAAATAAAGTCTGAGCTGTCAAGAAGACTGCATTTTGCAAATTTTGCAAAAATCAGATTTATTTCAGCATTACATGGGAGCGGCGTAGGTGGATTATTTAAAGATATTAATGAAGCCTATCATTCAGCAATACAATCCTTTTCTACTCCTAAACTGACCAGATTATTACAGGATATCAGTACAAAACATACACCACCATGCGTCAATGGTCGACGAATAAAATTACGTTACGCTCACCTTGGAGGACATAATCCTCCAGTTATTGTTATTCATGGAAATCAACTCGATGCCTTACCAGAAAGTTATAAACGTTATTTAAACAATGAGTTTATTAAACATTTAGGATTAGTAGGTACTCCTTTAAAAATTGAGTTTAAAGGAGGACAAAATCCATTTGCCAATAAAAAAAATAAATTATCACAAAGGCAAGTGAACAAGAAGAAACGATTAATGCGATGGGCAAAAAGTAAGAAATAG